GTGGGGGATCGGTGAATCTGATCAAAGTCAAGGCCAACGGATCACCTTGTGCATGTAATTGTTCTCGTCAGGGAATTACATATTTACTCTATGATAAAAATTACTCGTCTCTCATGCGACATACAGAAACGTTTTAGTAAATGAGTTCACCACGTTTGAGTCTACAGTGTTACCCTGACCGGCaagttgagggtttttttccttttttttttttcttttaagttgTAATCCTTTGCTTCGTCGATTTATATTTTATGTGTATATTTCAGGAGGTTCAGGACAAAATGATCAATCCAGAGAAAGCAGAGGAGGCGAAACTGAAGGCCAGATACCCAAACTTGGGGAATAAACCTGGTGGCTCCGATCTACTTCGTAAACGCCTACAGAAGGGGGTAAACATTTTTTGATGATATTGTAACCTTTCAAAATAGTTATTTCACCTTTAAATTCATCTGTAGTGTTTCATATTATTTATGGGTGGatctttcaaatgttttattgttccACATGCAAGTATTTGGTTTTGGCTTGGCTGAAGACTGATGCCGTATTTCATATGCtccagaataaaaaaatatttttttaaaaatctgtcaatTAAGACATCTCACTTTATCCTCATGATGACTTTAATCttgaaaattagtttttttctccttaaatTTATGACTCCCCAAATATACAAtttattatcagaaaaaataatctatcatccatccatccagccagcctttatttgttaaaatatcccattgaGATTCAAGATGTCATCTTCATTGAGACCTGGCCAAGATTACACACACTTTATTGtcatatttgattttgaaaaaatctttttttcaacgAAAGGGTAAGACTTAAGACTCTGTTTATTATGGCTCCCTACgccaacatacctgattcaaaggatcatcttatcagcaagctctgaatAAGCCTCGTAACGATGGTGATCCTTTGAGCCAGTTGTGTTGGAGGAGGAGACATACGAAAATAGGTCGGACAGCAGCCTTCGAGGACTGGAGATGGAAAAGCCTTCTTAAAACAAATATACGActcccttaactcattcactcccaaagacgtttttaaacgtcttttcagatttgctCTAGAATTGGCCGGTACCGATGGGGTTAATatgtacagctttttttttcacaaagataTACAGCTTTTTATCCAAAAACTGACTTGTTTTTGGACCCCACCCCcgctttttttcaaatgtggctTGAGTGCTGGGGAAAGTCAAGTGAAAAATATTCTTCACAATATGTTCTTTGTGCCTCCACGAGTCTCGGCATGGCATTtagattaatattgcatttgtgaaatatgaatcaagcagcaaaatccacccgtttttatcaGTCTGTTTTCTGGGTATGGGAATGTGAATTTTGCAAGTGGAGCCGTGATTGTTCGTTAGTcgagccctgagcaactatgatgtcatttgcagttgacagcaagtggcaaaatggccaattGGGTGGATTTGGCTGCTTACTTCATATtcaacaaatgcaatattaatcagaatgctctGTTTAGAATAGTGGCGGCACGTAGAATATAGAAcagttttgctttgactttccCTTTCAAGTTTCAATTGCCGCTTTCACTGATTGTTGTGTCCCTCCTGTTTTCCAGCAAAAGTACTTTGATTCAGGCGACTACAACATGGCCAAAGCCAAGATTAAGAACAAGCAGCTGCCGACAGCGGCGGCAACCGAGAAGACCGAGATTACGGGGGACCACATCCCCACCCCCCAGGACCTGCCCCAGAGGAAACCTTCCCTGGTGGCCAGTAAACTGGCAGGCTGATGGCGCCTTGCTTGCACCCCCATCTACTCAAGAGCTTGTAAAATTATTTCTCCCATCCCCTCACAGGACCACCCGTTTAGCCACTCGGCAAGAATGCCTTGCTACCTTTCAAGTTCTCTTGACCCTTCCCAGACGCCAGCGGCTGCTTTCCTGCTCTTGTCTCCCACTCCCATTTCCCCCTCTCTTCCTTCCCATGTATATTTCCATTTGTCTCTTATTCTTCTCATGTAAGATACACTGAAAGACAGTACGTCAATGAGAGCTAAATGCCCCAAGGCGTTGAAGTGTGTGATTGTGTATATAgtatatttcattttgttatgCAGGAGGGCAGACATCAGCTTTGTAGTATTTTGCGTcccatttgtattgtatttttgccTCAATCCAGTGTTTTCCTCCCAATTTAGAAATCTAGTTCTTCTCTAGATTCCGAACTTTCTGAAACACATACAATGAAACCTCAGTTCACAAGTAAGTCCGTCCGCAAAATGTTTGAAGAAATATTACCTCGGTTTTACCCACTGTGTGTTTGGTTGATTAACATACATGGCATCAATGCGAAACGCTCAGTTGTGCTTTCTTGCACACATCGTGAATGTCGGCTGCTTGATGAAGCCACCAAAACTGCCTTTGGCACAGGCGCCCAACAAAAAAGTCGTTTTTGAAAGAAAAGGTAATCCCAAAATGGAACATTGTTGAAGAGTAGCGAGGGCAAGGCTCTCACCAATCACAACAAATAGATTCAGCACAATCGTGAGGTGAATTTTTAATCACTCATTTTTACTTGTTTCAATTCTGGGCTGTCAAATTATGACAGTGTGAAACCGGTCCATGGTACAAATAAAATTTGGGGACTGCACATGCTGGgccccagattaaaaaaaaaaaatcggtagaCTACACACATTGTGCAGAAATTACGGTATTTTCAGAATTGCTAAGACGCCCTCAAAAATTCCTGGAATGAATAAAGTCATTGCAAAAAATTTCAAAGTGGGAGCAGGAATGTTGCCTTCAGTGTCATGATTAAGAGGTCCCTTTTAGATCGAGATTCTCCTTTCCCATGGGCCAGAATGTACTATGTAGCTTTGCGCTAATGACACACTCTCCCATGCTGCGATTACTTCACCAGGGTCCACATCGATGAAGTTTCCCCTCAGAGTGGGCTAAATCCCAGCTAGCATCTTATCTGACTGAGCTGTGCATGTATATGACTGCCCTCCTGTTAATTTGTGCCATTTTGttatgtaaataaaatagttttgCACAAAAGTTTAAGCCACATTGTCTCTACATTGCTGCAGGTGCTCCCcttccactttccaaaaacatgttgggTTGACTGAAAATTGAATTGTtcaaaggtgtgaatgtgaatgcgtGCATTCATATGCCGAGCAATCAATTCAGAGGAAACTCAAATAGACTAAAGATATTCCTACAACCCTTATGAGGACACACTTGATTTgtgtaaaatatattcattcattcattcatcttccgagccgcttgatcctcactagggtcgcggggggtgctggagcctatcccagccgtcttcgggcagtaggcgggggacaccctgaatcgtttgccagccaatcacagggcacacagagacgaacaaccatccacgctcacactcacacctagggacaatttagagtgttcaatcagcctgccacgcatgtttttggaatgtgggaggaaaccggagcacccggagaaaacccacgcaggcccggggagaacatgcaaactccacacagggaggccggagcgggaatcgaacccggtacctctgcactgtgaagctgaagtGCTGGACATTATTGAGAAATGTCACTTTTGCATGGAATTGGATGGATGCGTGCTGGATCAGAATCAATCCAGTGTCAATCCGATCTAATTGCCCGAACGATAACATTTAGGCGTCATTGACTTAATCAgaagggttttgttttttatcaacTATTTCAAATTGTTCCACGATCTCATTAAAGCCACGGGTGAGCTGTAGCCCTTCCCAACTGACTTTCAGCAAAAGGCGGCatacatcctggactggttaccagccacccTTGAATGAATCAATTCAAATGTACTGCATATACTGGAAGTCATAAAAAAACTACCTaaacatttcaaacattcatgATTCGCCTATGCATGGgtgtttcaatattttgttatactgtatacagtataaaatTTTTGGGAGGGCGCGGGGAAATGGAGGCAGCTCCCATTTGTCATGTAATTCACTATTGGTTTAtcaggttttttatttagtacagtattttttaatGCTCTGCATTTTTGCGATATATGCAAGAAATTGACTCGGTCTTCAATCGTGGAAGATTGAGCCACTCAATCTCACATTACATACACATTTTACCGTGTGCATGGCCGACTGGTACATCAGCGCTGTATAAAGTTTGCCACTTGATATGCATCCATCTGCTaatcgtcacaagggtcgcggggcgtggctatcccagctctcttcgagCAGTAAGCGGGGTCGACACTGTCCTGGTTGCAGACGACAAACAATCCGCCCTCACtgacacctaggaacaatttggagtgttccgtGAACctgccacgcaggcacggaaaaaaaacacgcgaactccacaggaaggccggagccgcaatcgaaccctgcacttctgcacttgtgaggccgacgtgctaaccattggtctctgccactTGGTATATTCTTCAATACTAGTACCGTGGAAGTGATTCCAAGGGAAAACGTAACCGCAATGTGGtgtcaaaaatgagtttgacacctctgatttTGGATGACTGCGGTGGTTTCGGGAACTGATGGTCAACGCAACGCTGCAGTCGCCCAGTTCTGCTTGTAGTTCAGCCCGCCACCACGCAGTGTCGCCATTTCCTCGTGGAACATGTAcgcttttcctctttttttgggatggggggggggttgcttcatTTTATCCATCATACCCAGAATG
This Hippocampus zosterae strain Florida chromosome 4, ASM2543408v3, whole genome shotgun sequence DNA region includes the following protein-coding sequences:
- the arpp19a gene encoding cAMP-regulated phosphoprotein 19a — encoded protein: MSDGNEDVPASEETLVEEQEVQDKMINPEKAEEAKLKARYPNLGNKPGGSDLLRKRLQKGQKYFDSGDYNMAKAKIKNKQLPTAAATEKTEITGDHIPTPQDLPQRKPSLVASKLAG